Sequence from the Argentina anserina chromosome 7, drPotAnse1.1, whole genome shotgun sequence genome:
AGAACAGTACTCTTTATCTGATGCGCATATAAATGAGCTAATTTAATAGAGTTAAATAACCCTAAGGCTCCCACAAACATAATGTTACGTCAGTATGCATTAACGGTCATACATCCTTTTAGTTATTTTCCCATCATTTCACTTGTAACCTTTTGACCTGCACTTTTATACTTCTACATGAAACAGTTTGACTGTCCGGACAGTTAAAAGGGAAACTATATTGAATGAGGAACACTAATTAAGTGCGTGTTGCTTATAGCACGAGCAATAATATCTCAATCTCTTTTCACAGTTTTGGTGAGACAGTTTCTAAGTGGGGAATAAGCTTGTAGCTTCCATTCATACGCCGAGTTTAAATGTATGCATGGAGTACATTATactttcaatttcaaaaatgttgtatattattattattttttacgctagctaaaccctaaaacatgttATATTGGGAGAGGGTAATAGTAAACGTAGTAATTGCATATACATTTCCATgcaaaaactaaaaaactCCATCTGTCAAGAACAGATTGGAGAAACAAAGGTACATTCGATTGTGACACTTCCACCCATGACCATCCCCCACAATCGATTATTAATTCCTTATTAAATCTATTGATTTACATGTTGCTAGAATGCGAGTTCAGCCatcatataatattttttatttttactaatCGTCGGCGCTCTCTTTTTCTATCATCATGCATGGTCATTGGCCCTGTAATTAATCTTTATCGGGTTACTGTAATTACAGCATCAACGGACCGAAGCTTAAAGACTAAGACAATGGCTTTTTCGTCTCCTTCCAAACcctaaaaatttaataaaaacaaaaagagaaagacttgagagagatagagagagtgGGTATGGGGTGAAAGAGGAAAATGAAGaggataaataaattaaataagcACCAGCTAGCAAGCTGTTTGCCTCCTTTATCTTTCCGTCTCCTTCTCAtctttcctctctttctctgcaACTCTCTTGTGTTTGATGTGATTCTCTTCATCACTAACCCTTTACAAAAAGAGAAAGCTCTCCGAGAGATAAGAGCCATGGTTTTCTCATCCATTCCAGGCTATCTGGATCCACCCAACTGGCAGCAACAGGTAATAAGGGTTTAGCTTCTTCATCAATGAAGTTGAGATTTTAAAGATAATTATtcctaccttttttttttcattccacAAATCTTCTTGAATATACACTAGTTTTCGATTTGTTTCTCATATTCTCGATCTGCTTCtttaattttggttttttttttgtttttctgtatTTGTGGCAGCCAtctaatcatcatcaacaacaagGAGGTGGCACGGATCAGAGTTCCCATCTTCTTCCGCCACCGCCGCCACCTTCTGGAGGACCTGGAGATGGTAATGGTGGAGCAGGCACGATCAGACCTGGATCCATGTCTGATCGCGCCAGACAGGCCAAGTTGCCGCAGCCCGAGACAGCCCTAAAATGTCCACGATGCGAATCCACAAACACCAAGTTTTGCTACTTCAACAATTACAGCCTCACGCAGCCGCGCCACTTCTGCAAAACTTGCCGGCGCTACTGGACCCAAGGAGGAGCGCTGAGAAGTGTGCCGGTCGGAGGAGGCTGCAGAAGGAACAAAAGAAGCAAAAGGTCAAAGTCACCAGCATCTGCATCAGCAGCAGATCATCATCTCCAGCGCCAAGGCGGAGCTGGTACGAGCTCCAGCACTGTTTCAAACTCCAACAGCTGCAGTACTAGTGAAAATCTCTTAGGCCATCTGGCTGTTCCGCCACATCAATTTCCTTTTCTGCCATCTTTACATCATCTAAGTGATTATAGTTCCGGCGGCTTAAGTTTCGGTGGGATTCAACAACCTTCTGGTGTCGAATTTCATAGTCAGAATATTGGTGCCAGTGGAagtagtggtggtggtgttaGGTCTATTTTGTCAACTGGACTTGCTGAGCCCTGGAGATCATCGCTTCAGCACCAACAGGTTCAACAAGGGCAGCAATTTCCTTTCTTCCCTAATTTGGAGCCACCAAATGGTCATGGGTTATTCCAGTTTGAAGGTAATCAAAATAATGCTCAGGATATAGCGAATTACGGAAGAGGAGGTGGTCAGCTCCGTTCGAAGACATTAGTTGATTCAAGCATTGGGGTTACACCGGTGGCTAATGTGAAAATGGAAGAAAGCCAAGTGTTGAATATGTCAAGAAATTTCTTGGGTAGTCTTGGAAATGATCATCATCAGCAATACTGGGGTGGTACTACTACTAGTTCTGGTGGCATTAGTAATGCCTGGACTGATCTTTCAGGTTTCACTTCTTCTACCAGTCATCTCTTATAATGTTTTGATGATCATCTAGGCCTCTGATCGAGTTTCCAACCAACAATTAAGCAACCTTAACCGTTGAGATTTAtcgaattttcaaattttcacaTGTGAAATATATCTATGATGAAATGGGAAAGATCGATGGAGGATTCTTCCTATTTCGttgaaacaaaattaattaGAGTGGTAGGTTTTTCTAGCATTGAAACGTTTTGTTGTGTGTTTATTGCTTGAGCGTTTGGGGGGTTATTTAATTGGCACGTCCAAAGTAGCTAGGCGCTTGTCTTTCATGTTGAGCATTTTTGACATGAAGGATTTAATTGTTatcattatcaaattaattcaatATGTACTGAAGTAATCTTCCTTCATAAATTTTATGGAATTTTAGCCACTAAAATCTTGTGTAGTCTTTTACTCGATCTCTATCAGTTATATTTcagttgagacttgagagagTGGAGGAAAATCACCCACACATTATTATAGCTCCTTCCACACTCTAGGGACAATTAATGAGTAGTGATCATTTATTAACTATTGGGTTGATTCCATGAAAGAGTAGTGATCGCGATCATTTCATTAACTCTCTGCTTTTCGGGTCATCACCATCAAGGCATCAAGCTTGAAGTTTGAGTAGTCCTGTATTTCTCTCTTCTAGTAGTTAACTCAGTACGTTGGCTATCTCCAGCGCATATTTGGTCTAATATTTTTTAGGAAAATATGTATTTACTTCCTAACAGCTAGTTACTTAATTATTACCCGAGCTCCCACGAGTTTAGACtcgaagagaaaaataaagaaggGTTTATTTCGAGTGTTAATAACTTGCGATTAGTAGAGTTAAGTGAGATATGGACGACTATAAAGGAACTAAAGGAAGACGCCAAAATGTCACTCAAAACCATGCAAAGGAGGAAAGGACAATTCGATttgttggaaaaaaaaagtaacctAAGTAAGAGACCACGACCATACACATGGTCAAAAGCATAAGAAACAAgcaaaaagaaggaaaataagaaaactcGAATGAGTTGAGAGATCTAAATCCCACATGATACGTGTTAATCATATTCTAGATTGGGATTATGATGCAACTTTATAATTATTAATGTTTACTTTTATGTGGTAAAAGAAATGGAATCTGGGTTTTGGATTTGCTTTTGCAGTAACCAAGGTAAGCAAATAAACTGTCAAAAAGCTAGTCCATCTCTGTCTTCCTCACTATAGTGCAACAGTGATGATGGGTTTCTTTGGTCGGTTTGTCGTAGACTACGATCGGGacgtgaaatatatatatatatatatatgtatatatatctctctctctctctctctgaactCAAGTTTGTTCGTATCACAGGGGAGACATAGTTGTTGCTTACATTCATACAAAGAGGCTGAAACGTAACTGCAATATGGAAGAGAGATAGAAATTACAATTGAGAAGGGCCGATATCCAGCTGTAAACTAAATAGAGGGGGTGCCAACTAAGTTTCGGAAAAGGAAATTATAAGCATATAGTTTTtctttggggggggggggggggatggAGCCGGTCACTCGGATCGATCCTCTCCTAATGATCGAGTGAGTTCATCTTGATCATCCATTATTAATCTGATAACCAGGATAACTATTTCCATATCTTGGCGAGCATAGCttcaaagaagaaaaggagataAAGCACACTACGTAGTCCGGAATTTCAAGGTGTATGTATTAAGTAGTATTTACTGTTGATTGACACAAGCCGGAGAGGCGTGAAGAAGTTAAGACCAGAAAAGGAAGGAGAAGCTAGGAAGAGATCGGatgccctctctctctctctctctctctctctccatggCAGCCTTCCCTTTTGTGACGTCGTTGTTACCTGGTCAATGCTGGCGCGCTCGATCGATCTCTCATCCTGTACTGATGTATATGGGCACGCACACGCCACAGATTCCAATCTAGCTAGCTGCTGCAAATGCTTCTTCTAATTCTAATTCTTGGAAATCAGCCTTCACGTTCTCCCACATGAGCTCAATCATACATGTA
This genomic interval carries:
- the LOC126802479 gene encoding dof zinc finger protein DOF2.4-like; the encoded protein is MKRINKLNKHQLASCLPPLSFRLLLIFPLFLCNSLVFDVILFITNPLQKEKALREIRAMVFSSIPGYLDPPNWQQQPSNHHQQQGGGTDQSSHLLPPPPPPSGGPGDGNGGAGTIRPGSMSDRARQAKLPQPETALKCPRCESTNTKFCYFNNYSLTQPRHFCKTCRRYWTQGGALRSVPVGGGCRRNKRSKRSKSPASASAADHHLQRQGGAGTSSSTVSNSNSCSTSENLLGHLAVPPHQFPFLPSLHHLSDYSSGGLSFGGIQQPSGVEFHSQNIGASGSSGGGVRSILSTGLAEPWRSSLQHQQVQQGQQFPFFPNLEPPNGHGLFQFEGNQNNAQDIANYGRGGGQLRSKTLVDSSIGVTPVANVKMEESQVLNMSRNFLGSLGNDHHQQYWGGTTTSSGGISNAWTDLSGFTSSTSHLL